One part of the Paroedura picta isolate Pp20150507F chromosome 5, Ppicta_v3.0, whole genome shotgun sequence genome encodes these proteins:
- the MTFR1L gene encoding mitochondrial fission regulator 1-like isoform X3: MTIPIWQNKPHGSSRSFVRKIGTNLPLKPCPRASFQALPNVSDLYLSDTPPVPTLADVAWIASDDEETYARVRYSIPSFHPWCQLTFPSLLKIKQSSQLVCCLPSHPGIFFWDRLSSSEAQVETQPILCHTAECLCPKLEEARREVVGFEETRFTCLESDHGTPGRAESLAESDSKNCSCRFSDITEEEAELESPELPSVSLLCSATSECCKADPKDSDDEDSVSLSKASSFADMMGILKDIHRMKQNKDLNRTLMKEEDPAILIAEVLRRKFALKDEDVNAKKN; the protein is encoded by the exons ATG ACTATCCCAATTTGGCAGAACAAACCTCATGGCTCATCACGCAGCTTTGTTAGAAAGATTGGGACAAATCTGCCTTTAAAACCCTGTCCTAGAGCAAGCTTTCAG GCTCTACCAAATGTCTCAGATCTCTATTTAAGTGACACCCCCCCTGTTCCTACTCTGGCAGATGTTGCATGGATAGCTTCCGATGATGAAGAAACATATGCTAGAGTCAGGTACAGCATTCCTTCTTTTCATCCTTGGTGCCAGTtgaccttcccttccctgctaAAAATCAAGCAGTCATCCCAGCTGGTCTGCTGTCTACCCTCCCACCCTGGTATCTTTTTCTGG GACAGACTCTCGTCCTCTGAAGCACAAGTGGAAACCCAGCCCATTCTTTGTCATACAGCGGAATGCCTCTGTCCCAAACTTGAGGAAGCAAGAAGAGAAGTTGTTGGCTTTGAAGAAACCAGGTTTACCTGCCTTGAGTCGGACCACGGaactccaggaagagctgagtcACTTGCGGAGTCAGATAgcaaaaattgtagctgcagattCAG TGATATAACGGAGGAGGAGGCTGAATTAGAAAGTCCAGAGCTTCCATCTGTCTCCTTGCTTTGTTCTGCAACCTCTGAATGTTGTAAAGCAGACCCAAAGGATTCCGACGATGAAGATTCTGTGTCTCTGTCAAAGGCCAGCAGTTTTGCAGACATGATGGGCATTCTTAAAGACATTCATAGGATGAAACAGAACAAAGACTT GAATAGGACTTTAATGAAAGAGGAGGATCCTGCAATCCTCATTGCAGAAGTTTTAAGGAGAAAATTTGCCCTGAAGGATGAAGATGTAAATGCAAAAAAGAACTGA
- the MTFR1L gene encoding mitochondrial fission regulator 1-like isoform X1 → MICKAAVLAVDVLVLPVWSEMEEDSTIPIWQNKPHGSSRSFVRKIGTNLPLKPCPRASFQALPNVSDLYLSDTPPVPTLADVAWIASDDEETYARVRYSIPSFHPWCQLTFPSLLKIKQSSQLVCCLPSHPGIFFWDRLSSSEAQVETQPILCHTAECLCPKLEEARREVVGFEETRFTCLESDHGTPGRAESLAESDSKNCSCRFSDITEEEAELESPELPSVSLLCSATSECCKADPKDSDDEDSVSLSKASSFADMMGILKDIHRMKQNKDLNRTLMKEEDPAILIAEVLRRKFALKDEDVNAKKN, encoded by the exons ATGATTTGCAAAGCTGCAGTTTTGGCTGTTGATGTACTTGTACTTCCTGTCTGGTCTGAGATGGAAGAAGACTCC ACTATCCCAATTTGGCAGAACAAACCTCATGGCTCATCACGCAGCTTTGTTAGAAAGATTGGGACAAATCTGCCTTTAAAACCCTGTCCTAGAGCAAGCTTTCAG GCTCTACCAAATGTCTCAGATCTCTATTTAAGTGACACCCCCCCTGTTCCTACTCTGGCAGATGTTGCATGGATAGCTTCCGATGATGAAGAAACATATGCTAGAGTCAGGTACAGCATTCCTTCTTTTCATCCTTGGTGCCAGTtgaccttcccttccctgctaAAAATCAAGCAGTCATCCCAGCTGGTCTGCTGTCTACCCTCCCACCCTGGTATCTTTTTCTGG GACAGACTCTCGTCCTCTGAAGCACAAGTGGAAACCCAGCCCATTCTTTGTCATACAGCGGAATGCCTCTGTCCCAAACTTGAGGAAGCAAGAAGAGAAGTTGTTGGCTTTGAAGAAACCAGGTTTACCTGCCTTGAGTCGGACCACGGaactccaggaagagctgagtcACTTGCGGAGTCAGATAgcaaaaattgtagctgcagattCAG TGATATAACGGAGGAGGAGGCTGAATTAGAAAGTCCAGAGCTTCCATCTGTCTCCTTGCTTTGTTCTGCAACCTCTGAATGTTGTAAAGCAGACCCAAAGGATTCCGACGATGAAGATTCTGTGTCTCTGTCAAAGGCCAGCAGTTTTGCAGACATGATGGGCATTCTTAAAGACATTCATAGGATGAAACAGAACAAAGACTT GAATAGGACTTTAATGAAAGAGGAGGATCCTGCAATCCTCATTGCAGAAGTTTTAAGGAGAAAATTTGCCCTGAAGGATGAAGATGTAAATGCAAAAAAGAACTGA
- the MTFR1L gene encoding mitochondrial fission regulator 1-like isoform X2, whose product MICKAAVLAVDVLVLPVWSEMEEDSTIPIWQNKPHGSSRSFVRKIGTNLPLKPCPRASFQALPNVSDLYLSDTPPVPTLADVAWIASDDEETYARVRTDSRPLKHKWKPSPFFVIQRNASVPNLRKQEEKLLALKKPGLPALSRTTELQEELSHLRSQIAKIVAADSASSSLTPDLLSPGSSNVSSPLPCFGSSFQSTTSFVISDITEEEAELESPELPSVSLLCSATSECCKADPKDSDDEDSVSLSKASSFADMMGILKDIHRMKQNKDLNRTLMKEEDPAILIAEVLRRKFALKDEDVNAKKN is encoded by the exons ATGATTTGCAAAGCTGCAGTTTTGGCTGTTGATGTACTTGTACTTCCTGTCTGGTCTGAGATGGAAGAAGACTCC ACTATCCCAATTTGGCAGAACAAACCTCATGGCTCATCACGCAGCTTTGTTAGAAAGATTGGGACAAATCTGCCTTTAAAACCCTGTCCTAGAGCAAGCTTTCAG GCTCTACCAAATGTCTCAGATCTCTATTTAAGTGACACCCCCCCTGTTCCTACTCTGGCAGATGTTGCATGGATAGCTTCCGATGATGAAGAAACATATGCTAGAGTCAG GACAGACTCTCGTCCTCTGAAGCACAAGTGGAAACCCAGCCCATTCTTTGTCATACAGCGGAATGCCTCTGTCCCAAACTTGAGGAAGCAAGAAGAGAAGTTGTTGGCTTTGAAGAAACCAGGTTTACCTGCCTTGAGTCGGACCACGGaactccaggaagagctgagtcACTTGCGGAGTCAGATAgcaaaaattgtagctgcagattCAG CTTCCTCTTCATTAACGCCAGATTTATTATCTCCAGGAAGTTCAAATGTATCTTCTCCCTTACCTTGTTTTGGATCCTCATTCCAATCTACAACTTCCTTTGTCATTAGTGATATAACGGAGGAGGAGGCTGAATTAGAAAGTCCAGAGCTTCCATCTGTCTCCTTGCTTTGTTCTGCAACCTCTGAATGTTGTAAAGCAGACCCAAAGGATTCCGACGATGAAGATTCTGTGTCTCTGTCAAAGGCCAGCAGTTTTGCAGACATGATGGGCATTCTTAAAGACATTCATAGGATGAAACAGAACAAAGACTT GAATAGGACTTTAATGAAAGAGGAGGATCCTGCAATCCTCATTGCAGAAGTTTTAAGGAGAAAATTTGCCCTGAAGGATGAAGATGTAAATGCAAAAAAGAACTGA